A genomic segment from Diospyros lotus cultivar Yz01 chromosome 5, ASM1463336v1, whole genome shotgun sequence encodes:
- the LOC127802436 gene encoding protein TIFY 5A-like isoform X2 translates to MASNRQSLSYSDMLMGQSRNDPLTASQMAIFDNIGRRVCICDFTELLVRAIIWDVRREMEEKMKREKNSVVGGGGSDDKGRVAPPLFPALAHGVSIKRSLQKFLQKRRDRIRAASPYNH, encoded by the exons ATGGCGAGTAATCGTCAGAGCCTGAGTTATTCAGACAT GTTAATGGGTCAGAGCAGGAACGACCCGTTAACCGCAAGTCAGATGGCCATCTTCGACAATATTGGTCGGCGGGTTTGTATTTGTGATTTTACAGAGCTTCTG GTCAGAGCAATCATATGGGATGTGAGACGAGAAAtggaagagaagatgaagagggagaagaattcaGTGGTCGGTGGTGGTGGTTCCGACGACAAAGGTAGGGTGGCGCCACCACTTTTTCCAGCTCTAGCTCATGGTGTTTCCATAAAGAGATCTCTGCAAAAGTTCCTCCAAAAGAGAAGAGACAGGATTCGAGCTGCTTCTCCGTACAACCACTAG
- the LOC127802436 gene encoding protein TIFY 5A-like isoform X4, producing the protein MASNRQSLSYSDMLMGQSRNDPLTASQMAIFDNIGRRVCICDFTELLVRAIIWDVRREMEEKMKREKNSVVGGGGSDDKGRVAPPLFPALAHGVSIKKSLQKFLQRRRDRIRAASPYSH; encoded by the exons ATGGCGAGTAATCGTCAGAGCCTGAGTTATTCAGACAT GTTAATGGGTCAGAGCAGGAACGACCCGTTAACCGCAAGTCAGATGGCCATCTTCGACAATATTGGTCGGCGGGTTTGTATTTGTGATTTTACAGAGCTTCTG GTCAGAGCAATCATATGGGATGTGAGACGAGAAAtggaagagaagatgaagagggagaagaattcaGTGGTCGGTGGTGGTGGTTCCGACGACAAAGGTAGGGTGGCGCCACCACTTTTTCCAGCTCTAGCTCATGGTgtttccataaaaaaatctcTGCAAAAGTTCCTCCAAAGGAGAAGAGACAGGATTCGAGCTGCTTCTCCATATAGCCACTAG